In Herpetosiphonaceae bacterium, one genomic interval encodes:
- a CDS encoding glycosyltransferase family 39 protein has product MNSRRETRHVAAILLVAFGLRLLGWWILPYRGFISDEAEYLAASAWLADGRGFSFFRDWIWTRPPLYVMFLAAHITLFGPEILWPIRLSQALLGTLSVWLTMRLGAALAPPDRARQVALAVGWAMALTYSFITFAFLLLSETLFVTLLLAAFLALTRWAQRRQHRWLIAGGVLLGLGALTRAVLAGALPLIALWVWWETYVEQRADRPRDEGLLKNKERSTKHRSLSFYYSLFFPAALLTIVVSSLILPWSIYNTRFYGASGLILIDTTGGYNAMLGAQAAHQEIDPDPACAPTATRCEAGIYTTLSAVEDHADRQRLAYSTAWRWIAENPGGFLRKTGRELLDLLLVNYGGAERLYNGYAVGEVPIPHLLGLLIDDALYVLATPLALLGLARRQDRAGKGLVLAWLLYNLVTGPLFFAINRFRLPLLPFVFIYAACGIWQWRAAWTSAPRQLAGVGLAAVLALVLVPPFLYWREDWGGHKATVAETIRGFGGLLDAGRCAEIEALLNQGQLDRAQQLHDAEDKRYPRTCLALLQSQIFAARGEYHRALDLLQSMAEIPQRYLLEGDIYRMMGDLDAARNPFAASRLEPQNPTRWAWDHLHPPPTKRIDLGNGLDWGYIDGFFQREFPPESPEPFKDGFRWTGPQARLRFVGAGTGLPQTLKLRVRRPVEPPARLIVGGEGVQARAFEVSADWQIVTVPLPATSAGEDVIVALRSTVFVPGPADLQARQQVGLQLRLLGVQVDWAELEEQG; this is encoded by the coding sequence TTGAACTCAAGACGCGAAACGCGGCATGTCGCGGCGATCCTGCTGGTGGCGTTCGGGCTGCGGCTGCTAGGCTGGTGGATTCTGCCGTATCGCGGCTTTATCAGCGACGAGGCGGAGTATCTCGCGGCGTCGGCGTGGCTGGCGGATGGCCGTGGCTTTAGCTTCTTCCGCGATTGGATCTGGACGCGACCGCCGCTCTACGTGATGTTTCTGGCGGCGCATATCACGCTCTTCGGTCCCGAAATACTCTGGCCGATCCGCCTGTCGCAGGCGTTGCTCGGCACGCTCTCGGTCTGGCTGACGATGCGCCTGGGCGCGGCGCTGGCACCACCCGATCGGGCGCGGCAGGTGGCGCTGGCGGTGGGCTGGGCGATGGCGCTGACCTACAGCTTTATCACCTTCGCCTTCCTGCTGCTCTCGGAGACGCTGTTCGTCACGCTGCTGCTGGCTGCGTTTCTCGCGCTGACGCGCTGGGCACAGCGCCGACAACACCGCTGGCTGATCGCGGGCGGCGTGCTGCTTGGCCTCGGCGCGCTGACACGTGCGGTCCTGGCGGGCGCGCTGCCGCTGATCGCGCTGTGGGTGTGGTGGGAGACGTACGTGGAACAGAGGGCAGACAGGCCAAGGGATGAGGGTCTGCTCAAGAACAAAGAACGGAGCACAAAGCATAGGTCGCTATCGTTTTATTATTCTTTGTTCTTCCCCGCTGCTCTGCTGACGATCGTGGTGTCGAGCCTGATCCTGCCGTGGAGCATCTATAACACGCGCTTCTACGGCGCGAGCGGCCTGATCCTGATCGATACCACTGGCGGCTACAACGCGATGCTCGGCGCGCAGGCAGCGCACCAGGAGATCGATCCCGATCCGGCCTGCGCTCCCACGGCGACACGCTGCGAGGCCGGTATCTACACAACGTTGAGCGCGGTGGAGGATCATGCCGATCGGCAGCGGCTTGCCTACAGCACGGCCTGGCGCTGGATCGCCGAAAATCCGGGCGGCTTCCTGCGCAAGACGGGCCGCGAGCTGCTCGATCTGCTGCTGGTAAACTACGGCGGCGCGGAGCGGCTGTACAACGGCTACGCGGTCGGCGAGGTGCCGATCCCGCATCTGCTGGGCTTGCTGATCGACGATGCGCTCTACGTGCTGGCGACGCCGCTGGCGCTGCTCGGTCTGGCACGGCGGCAGGACCGGGCCGGCAAAGGGCTGGTGCTGGCCTGGCTGCTCTACAACCTTGTCACCGGCCCGCTCTTCTTCGCGATCAACCGCTTTCGGCTGCCGCTGCTGCCGTTCGTCTTCATCTACGCGGCGTGCGGCATCTGGCAGTGGCGCGCGGCCTGGACCAGCGCGCCCCGGCAGCTGGCGGGCGTGGGACTGGCTGCCGTGCTCGCGCTGGTGCTTGTGCCGCCGTTTCTCTACTGGCGCGAGGACTGGGGCGGCCATAAGGCCACGGTGGCCGAGACGATACGCGGCTTCGGCGGGCTGCTCGATGCGGGCCGCTGCGCAGAGATCGAGGCGCTGCTCAACCAGGGACAGCTCGATCGGGCGCAGCAGCTCCACGACGCCGAGGATAAGCGCTATCCACGCACCTGCCTGGCGCTGCTGCAATCGCAGATCTTCGCGGCGCGCGGCGAGTATCACCGGGCGCTCGATCTGCTGCAATCTATGGCCGAGATTCCGCAGCGCTATCTGCTCGAAGGCGATATATACCGAATGATGGGCGATCTTGATGCGGCGCGCAATCCGTTCGCGGCCAGTCGGCTGGAGCCGCAAAACCCGACGCGCTGGGCCTGGGATCATCTGCACCCGCCGCCGACCAAGCGGATCGATCTGGGCAATGGCCTGGACTGGGGCTACATCGACGGTTTTTTCCAGCGCGAGTTTCCGCCCGAATCGCCGGAGCCATTCAAAGATGGCTTTCGCTGGACCGGCCCGCAGGCGCGGCTGCGCTTCGTGGGCGCTGGCACGGGCCTGCCGCAAACCCTGAAGCTGCGGGTTCGCCGTCCGGTCGAGCCGCCCGCGCGTCTGATCGTCGGCGGCGAGGGCGTGCAGGCGCGAGCCTTCGAGGTATCGGCGGATTGGCAGATCGTGACCGTACCGCTCCCCGCCACGTCCGCTGGCGAGGATGTGATCGTGGCGCTACGATCGACGGTATTCGTGCCGGGGCCTGCCGATTTGCAGGCGCGGCAGCAGGTTGGCCTCCAGTTGCGGCTGCTCGGCGTGCAGGTCGACTGGGCCGAGCTTGAGGAGCAAGGATAA
- a CDS encoding glycosyltransferase family 39 protein has protein sequence MRLVEHSEQRTKNKEPDSVSISPFTGSSALAVWLPIALLLVAALWLRLYRLDAQPLWLDEGTTWAQVTGSKISTLLLDLFRPSQAYPLFHVLLKLDTRLLGDGEWALRLPSALAGALAVPAIFALGRVVRGWVLGLASALLLLLSPFGIWQSQDAKAYSLTLLTAIVLAWALMRALRSNTRRSWLVFVAVAAVAPFVHRLLVFSLLGCVVTWALATEHRWRRWVLAGAALMGGALVAALAFSLAYQNAGGQFAAVGPVRAAWLTFSQFAIGQWPGAVRRLWLLPFALLMLLGGLRLLLDLRRADRRGTLLVLALGGLPALLFAIVLLVQPAFEARYLTIVLPFWLLALGWSLPEWRDLNLRRVHVARLGGQLAALAVFVGALIVSSWALSLPEKGIFSGSIVKENYRDAIARLARHVHPDDLVIVHPDSILPLYRYYAPRVSDQPLPEPTTYPELGRAEGFGLRELDWKIRADLGSRKRAWLIIAPDHARVADPPKQGDELGLVGLAFQYGDLNDRLQCGEVPYAGFVGVRLYCNNIPTVRSRIEHPVEARFGDALKLRGYTLTPFSTGIHAGGTLPLSLFWEPLRSLDGTDYQVFVHLTLPDDPKPLAQLDGRPMEGGQPTRLWTQPGMLYHDDRALPLPATLPPGRYVLRLGVYRPEDGARLPIGDTRQPVESDALVLGEVDVEEPRTKNLKL, from the coding sequence ATGAGGCTGGTCGAGCACAGCGAACAAAGAACAAAGAACAAAGAGCCGGATTCGGTATCGATCTCACCCTTCACTGGCTCCTCCGCGCTGGCCGTGTGGCTGCCGATCGCGCTGCTGCTGGTGGCCGCGCTGTGGCTGCGACTCTACCGCCTGGACGCGCAGCCGCTCTGGCTGGACGAGGGCACGACCTGGGCGCAGGTGACAGGCAGCAAGATCAGCACGCTGCTGCTCGATCTCTTCCGTCCGTCGCAGGCGTATCCACTGTTTCACGTGCTGCTGAAGCTCGATACGCGGCTGCTCGGCGACGGCGAGTGGGCGCTGCGGCTGCCGTCGGCGCTGGCGGGCGCGCTGGCGGTTCCGGCGATCTTCGCGCTGGGTCGCGTCGTGCGCGGCTGGGTGCTTGGCCTGGCCTCGGCGCTGCTGCTGCTGCTCTCGCCGTTCGGGATCTGGCAATCGCAGGATGCGAAAGCGTACAGCCTGACGCTGCTGACGGCGATCGTGCTGGCCTGGGCGCTGATGCGCGCGCTGCGATCGAACACCCGCCGAAGCTGGCTGGTCTTCGTCGCGGTCGCTGCGGTCGCGCCGTTCGTCCATCGGCTGCTGGTCTTCTCGCTGCTGGGCTGCGTCGTCACGTGGGCGCTGGCGACGGAGCATCGCTGGCGGCGCTGGGTGCTGGCGGGCGCGGCGCTGATGGGCGGCGCGCTGGTGGCGGCGCTGGCCTTCTCGCTGGCGTATCAAAACGCGGGCGGCCAGTTCGCGGCGGTCGGTCCCGTGCGGGCGGCATGGCTCACCTTCAGCCAGTTTGCGATCGGACAGTGGCCCGGCGCGGTGCGTCGGCTCTGGCTGCTGCCGTTTGCGCTGCTGATGCTGCTCGGCGGTCTGCGGCTGCTGCTCGATCTGCGGCGCGCGGATCGACGGGGCACGCTGCTGGTGCTGGCGCTTGGCGGCCTTCCCGCGCTGCTCTTCGCGATCGTACTGCTTGTTCAGCCCGCGTTCGAGGCGCGCTACCTGACGATCGTCTTACCCTTCTGGCTGCTGGCCCTGGGCTGGAGCCTGCCTGAGTGGCGCGATCTGAACCTGCGCCGCGTGCATGTTGCGCGGCTCGGCGGGCAGCTTGCGGCGCTGGCGGTGTTCGTCGGCGCGCTGATCGTCTCAAGCTGGGCGCTCTCCCTGCCCGAAAAAGGCATCTTCAGCGGCAGCATCGTCAAAGAGAACTACCGCGACGCGATTGCCAGACTTGCCCGGCACGTCCACCCCGACGACCTGGTGATCGTCCATCCCGACTCGATCCTGCCGCTGTACCGCTACTACGCGCCGCGCGTCTCGGATCAGCCGTTGCCGGAGCCGACGACCTACCCTGAGCTGGGGCGGGCCGAGGGCTTTGGTCTGCGCGAACTCGATTGGAAGATTCGGGCCGATCTCGGCAGCCGCAAGCGCGCCTGGCTGATCATCGCGCCGGACCACGCGCGAGTAGCCGATCCGCCGAAACAGGGCGATGAGCTGGGCCTGGTCGGGCTGGCCTTCCAGTACGGCGATCTCAACGATCGACTTCAGTGCGGCGAGGTGCCCTACGCGGGCTTTGTCGGCGTGCGGCTGTACTGCAACAATATTCCGACCGTCCGCAGCCGCATCGAGCATCCGGTCGAGGCGCGCTTCGGCGATGCGCTCAAGCTGCGCGGCTATACGCTGACGCCCTTCTCCACAGGTATCCATGCAGGCGGGACGCTGCCGCTCTCGCTCTTCTGGGAGCCGCTGCGCTCGCTCGACGGCACCGATTATCAGGTATTCGTCCACCTGACGCTCCCCGACGATCCCAAGCCGCTGGCGCAGCTCGACGGTCGTCCGATGGAGGGCGGCCAGCCGACGCGGCTCTGGACGCAGCCCGGCATGCTCTACCACGACGATCGCGCGCTGCCGCTGCCCGCGACGCTGCCGCCCGGTCGCTATGTGCTGCGCCTGGGCGTGTACCGGCCTGAGGACGGCGCGCGCCTGCCGATCGGTGACACGCGGCAGCCCGTGGAGAGCGACGCGCTGGTGCTGGGAGAGGTGGACGTAGAAGAACCAAGAACCAAGAACTTGAAACTTTGA
- a CDS encoding nucleotide sugar dehydrogenase yields MKQQFADLQERIARRDVLIGVNGLGYVGLPLAARAARAGFRVLGFDVSPERVEQIMRGVSYVGDVLSSDLAPLVTEGRFAATNDFSRLAECDAIIICVPTPLDEHGQPDISYIERAGDAIAATLRPGQVIVLESTTWPGTTDEVLLPRFAARGLTVGEDFFLAFSPERIDPGQTNSQGWTVENTPKVVGGVTGACTALTTALYGQIVQQVVEVSSARTAEMTKLVENIFRNVNIALVNELALLCDRMDLNIWEVLDAAATKPFAFMKHTPGPGLGGHCIPLDPFYLSWKAREYGFHTRFIELAGHINNGMPYHVVNLIGRGLNRRRMSINGATVVLLGVAYKPDIDDYRESPVFKIIELLEAEGAQVVTVDPHVEVFCDHHGHEHRTTPLTDDLLRSADCVVIITNHRAFDYEHIVRESAVVVDTRNATRNVQEGRDKVVLL; encoded by the coding sequence ATGAAGCAACAATTTGCGGATTTGCAGGAGCGCATCGCGCGACGGGATGTGCTGATCGGGGTCAATGGGCTGGGCTACGTGGGTCTGCCCCTGGCGGCGCGGGCGGCGCGCGCCGGATTTCGCGTGCTGGGCTTCGATGTCAGCCCTGAGCGTGTCGAGCAGATCATGCGCGGCGTGAGCTATGTGGGCGATGTTCTGTCGTCGGATCTTGCGCCACTGGTGACGGAGGGCCGCTTCGCGGCGACCAACGATTTTAGCCGTCTGGCGGAGTGCGACGCGATCATTATCTGCGTGCCGACGCCGCTGGATGAGCACGGACAGCCCGATATTTCCTACATCGAGCGGGCGGGCGATGCGATTGCGGCTACGCTACGTCCCGGCCAGGTGATCGTGCTCGAAAGCACGACATGGCCCGGCACGACCGACGAGGTGCTGCTGCCGCGCTTCGCGGCGCGCGGCCTGACGGTCGGGGAGGATTTTTTCCTGGCGTTCTCGCCGGAGCGGATCGATCCCGGCCAGACCAACAGCCAGGGCTGGACGGTCGAGAACACGCCCAAGGTCGTCGGCGGCGTGACGGGCGCGTGTACCGCGCTGACGACGGCGCTCTACGGCCAGATCGTGCAGCAGGTGGTCGAAGTCTCGTCGGCGCGAACGGCAGAGATGACCAAGCTGGTCGAAAATATTTTCCGCAACGTCAACATCGCGCTGGTCAACGAGCTGGCGCTGCTCTGCGACCGCATGGATCTGAATATCTGGGAAGTGCTGGATGCCGCCGCGACCAAGCCGTTCGCGTTTATGAAGCACACGCCGGGGCCGGGCCTGGGCGGTCACTGCATCCCGCTCGATCCGTTCTACCTGAGCTGGAAGGCGCGCGAGTACGGCTTTCACACGCGCTTTATCGAGCTGGCCGGGCACATCAACAACGGCATGCCTTACCACGTGGTCAACCTGATCGGTCGCGGACTCAACCGGCGGCGGATGAGCATCAACGGCGCGACGGTGGTGCTGCTGGGCGTCGCGTACAAGCCCGACATCGACGACTACCGCGAGTCGCCGGTCTTCAAGATCATCGAGCTGCTGGAGGCGGAGGGCGCGCAGGTGGTGACGGTCGATCCACATGTCGAGGTCTTCTGCGATCATCACGGCCACGAGCACCGCACGACGCCGCTGACCGACGATCTGCTGCGTAGCGCCGACTGTGTGGTGATTATCACGAACCATCGCGCCTTCGACTACGAGCATATCGTGCGCGAGTCGGCGGTGGTGGTGGATACCCGTAACGCGACCCGCAACGTGCAGGAAGGCCGCGATAAAGTCGTGCTGCTATGA
- the iscB gene encoding RNA-guided endonuclease IscB yields MSHVLVIDTHKQPCDPVHPAHARKLLSSGQAAVWRRYPFTLILKTVRTADPESLRLKLDPGSQTTGIAVVNDTTGHVVWAAELTHRGQQIRDRLLARRAIRRNRRQRKTRYRQAQFLNRRRPVGWLAPSLEHRVQTTLTWVERLRRSAPIGAISVELVRFDTQQLQDAEIRGVQYQQGDLAGYEVREYVLAKWQRSCTYCGATNVPLEIEHLIPKSRGGSNRVSNLTLACHACNHRKGNQTAAEFGYPHLQARAKQPLKAAAAVNSTRWALYQRLVAARLLVEVGSGGRTKFNRTRRGLPKAHWLDAACVGASTPEDLRTRGVDPLLIRAVVPHGKQRGTFVGRVAVRTSGSFNITTASGTVQGITHRYCQRLQRSDGYSYQHGGGASSHP; encoded by the coding sequence ATGAGTCATGTCTTGGTCATCGACACCCACAAACAGCCCTGCGATCCGGTCCATCCAGCGCACGCACGGAAGCTCTTATCGAGTGGACAAGCCGCCGTGTGGCGACGCTATCCGTTCACCCTCATCCTCAAGACAGTCCGCACCGCCGACCCGGAGTCGCTGCGGCTCAAGCTCGATCCCGGGTCTCAGACGACGGGCATCGCGGTGGTCAACGATACCACCGGCCACGTCGTCTGGGCGGCCGAACTGACCCATCGCGGCCAGCAGATTCGCGATCGGCTCCTGGCGCGGCGCGCCATCCGGCGCAATCGGCGGCAGCGGAAGACGCGGTACCGGCAAGCCCAGTTTCTCAACCGCAGGCGTCCCGTCGGTTGGCTTGCTCCCAGCCTCGAGCATCGGGTCCAGACCACGCTGACCTGGGTCGAACGGCTACGGCGCTCCGCGCCCATCGGGGCGATCAGTGTCGAACTGGTGCGCTTCGATACCCAGCAACTGCAAGATGCCGAGATCCGGGGCGTCCAGTATCAGCAGGGCGACCTGGCGGGCTACGAGGTGCGGGAGTACGTGCTCGCCAAATGGCAGCGGAGCTGTACCTATTGTGGCGCGACCAACGTGCCGTTGGAGATTGAACACCTGATTCCCAAGAGTCGTGGTGGCTCCAATCGGGTCAGCAATTTAACGCTGGCCTGCCACGCCTGCAACCATCGCAAAGGGAATCAGACGGCGGCGGAATTTGGCTATCCGCACCTTCAGGCCCGAGCCAAACAGCCACTGAAGGCTGCGGCTGCGGTCAATAGCACGCGCTGGGCGCTCTACCAGCGCCTCGTCGCAGCAAGGCTGCTGGTCGAGGTTGGGTCGGGCGGTCGCACGAAGTTCAATCGTACCCGGCGTGGCCTGCCGAAAGCCCACTGGCTGGATGCCGCGTGCGTCGGCGCGTCCACCCCGGAGGATCTGCGAACACGGGGCGTGGACCCGCTCCTGATCCGCGCGGTGGTGCCTCACGGGAAGCAGCGCGGCACGTTTGTCGGGCGCGTGGCGGTGCGGACCAGTGGCAGCTTCAATATCACCACGGCCAGCGGCACGGTCCAGGGCATCACGCATCGGTATTGCCAACGCCTTCAGCGGAGTGATGGCTATTCCTATCAGCACGGAGGCGGCGCTTCCTCCCACCCGTAA
- a CDS encoding glycosyltransferase family 4 protein — protein sequence MKIAMLTSSYPKWPGETTAPFIEEIAASVAARGHEVHVLMPHRSDLRRQPFERGVYLHTYRYAPTQALEVWGYSAALHGDVGVRPATLAAAPLALGSGLRSLLRLTRAERYDMIHGHWVLPSGAVAALVAQLRRLPLVLSLHGSDVFLAEQSVPTAWVAGWAAQRADAITSCSGDLAARLAGLGGPAERMRVIPYGIDAEQFYPAAAAGAKIREQLGAASDRPMLVWVSRMVYKKGLSVLLSAMPAVLRQHPTAVLVLGGYGDLRDALEQQARQLGIGGSVIFPGPVGREAINAYWNAGDLVVVPAIHDHRGNVDGLPNIILESMSAGRPIVASRVAGIPQVIEHERHGLLVPEGDHTALAAAITRLLDQPEFAAELGRAARRRVEQELRWSHIAARFEAVYLEAQAHFAAR from the coding sequence ATGAAAATCGCGATGCTGACATCGTCGTATCCCAAGTGGCCCGGCGAGACGACCGCTCCGTTTATCGAGGAGATCGCGGCCAGCGTCGCGGCGCGCGGGCATGAGGTGCATGTGCTGATGCCGCACCGCAGCGATCTGCGTCGCCAGCCGTTCGAGCGCGGCGTGTACCTGCATACCTATCGCTACGCTCCCACGCAGGCGCTTGAGGTCTGGGGCTACTCTGCGGCGCTGCATGGCGATGTCGGCGTGCGGCCCGCGACACTTGCCGCCGCGCCGCTGGCGCTCGGAAGCGGGCTGCGGTCGCTGCTCAGATTGACGCGAGCTGAGCGCTACGATATGATCCACGGCCATTGGGTGCTGCCGAGCGGCGCGGTCGCCGCGCTTGTCGCGCAGCTTCGCAGGCTGCCGCTGGTGCTCTCGCTGCATGGCTCGGATGTGTTCCTGGCGGAGCAGAGCGTGCCGACGGCCTGGGTGGCGGGCTGGGCCGCGCAGCGCGCCGACGCCATCACCTCGTGCTCCGGCGATCTGGCGGCGCGGCTGGCGGGCCTGGGCGGTCCTGCCGAGCGCATGCGAGTGATCCCGTATGGGATCGACGCCGAGCAGTTCTATCCAGCGGCGGCGGCAGGCGCTAAGATCCGCGAGCAGCTTGGCGCCGCGTCCGACCGTCCGATGCTGGTCTGGGTCAGCCGGATGGTCTATAAAAAAGGCTTGAGCGTGCTGCTCAGCGCAATGCCCGCCGTGCTGCGGCAGCATCCGACAGCGGTGCTGGTGCTGGGCGGCTACGGCGATCTGCGTGACGCGCTTGAGCAGCAGGCGCGGCAGCTTGGCATCGGCGGCAGCGTGATCTTTCCGGGGCCGGTTGGCCGCGAGGCGATCAACGCCTACTGGAACGCGGGCGATCTGGTGGTGGTGCCCGCGATCCATGATCATCGCGGCAACGTCGATGGTCTGCCGAACATCATTCTGGAGTCGATGAGCGCCGGTCGTCCGATCGTCGCCAGCCGCGTGGCGGGCATTCCCCAAGTGATCGAGCACGAGCGACACGGCTTGCTGGTGCCGGAGGGCGATCACACGGCGCTGGCTGCGGCGATCACGCGGCTGCTGGATCAGCCGGAGTTCGCTGCGGAGCTGGGGCGCGCGGCGCGGCGACGTGTCGAGCAAGAGCTACGCTGGTCGCATATTGCGGCGCGCTTCGAGGCGGTGTACCTGGAGGCACAGGCCCACTTTGCCGCGCGCTAA
- a CDS encoding glycosyltransferase family 39 protein, with the protein MRARRQKIGSALFVLPVLWALLAGLVAYQFPFHTRISIGEPGDRLFLESSEAQDGAQIELGRWHVDQLDQPGRSRWSRARGAIVLPGVGQGRDLDITLLVGGWPADTVREEPKQPEVTALVEQQAVGTFTPDSAAVAPFSITIPAAAQSSPDLELTLRSSATFTSTATYADGRDKGIRLDAIEVRARGWGAQPDWRVLGELMLITALAMATVLTLGPGLAVARRRRLALLLGMGIATLSVTALAIWRVWLVALLPALLIGVAALLAVVNWRWFVGVVRSLRWRLSGSNALSWALIAVVALACSYLLALIVVPGLSSSSRGDLFTNDSSDRVARLLTRLSLYSGAALAVLASVTLLPNWVLALRRRLLTGRLAAVVLGLIAGVWIGYEVWLIATLPFVGHADYADNAVVARNLLRGRGWVVDYVSQFYELVPGGSVTRPQETWPLLQPVLMLPAMALLGPTPFAARLINIVMLIALTILIYHIGARIWDRRVGLIGAVLTLTNLLFFRLAIYTTSDLALVVWSMAAFWLVYRGVEEPRTKNSKRGTWNVERGTWNVKLGSRWLWAGIFTGLMILQKPSSAIFAVGVGLWALARLEQQRRAMALPFRQAVCWLRPLVVWTAVTVLVVSPYLARNLLVFDRPFFSTEAYDAWVLFFRGTSKEAWEDIYKIYDPAFGGPGTPDRSWILRWGYDRTLGKIAEQARDAWKFFAPPRGELLGLGSGDEQNRGVVATWLMLLGLIVLRPRQRALIGLVAAALVPYTLFLILYWHTFDEPRYFVPFVPWMALVAAWGACWLFDRIASIGQGRLAGLGGLLLTLALFASAAPHWNAIDTFLDPGSGKHWGRVWQANLEAYDWLRENTPRDAVIMTRVPWQLNYHADRPAVMIPNGDIEQILRVAQHYGADYLLLKGTSTSQPERQGGALKALVDGSPLPGWELVHEVPETFEGATGAVKIYRFPPGYKIATGK; encoded by the coding sequence ATGCGCGCACGCCGTCAGAAGATCGGCAGTGCGCTCTTTGTGCTGCCCGTGCTCTGGGCGCTGCTGGCCGGTCTGGTGGCCTATCAATTCCCATTTCACACCCGCATTTCCATCGGCGAGCCTGGCGACCGGCTCTTTCTTGAATCTTCAGAGGCGCAGGACGGGGCACAGATCGAGCTAGGCCGCTGGCACGTCGATCAGCTCGATCAGCCGGGACGTAGTCGCTGGAGCCGGGCGCGCGGCGCGATCGTCCTGCCGGGGGTTGGGCAGGGCCGCGACCTGGACATAACGCTGCTGGTGGGCGGCTGGCCCGCCGATACTGTGCGCGAGGAGCCCAAGCAGCCTGAGGTGACGGCGCTGGTCGAGCAGCAGGCCGTGGGCACATTCACACCCGACTCCGCCGCGGTCGCGCCGTTTTCGATCACAATCCCCGCCGCTGCTCAATCCAGCCCCGATCTTGAGCTGACGCTGCGTAGCTCCGCGACGTTTACCAGCACGGCAACCTACGCCGACGGGCGCGACAAAGGCATTCGGCTGGATGCGATCGAGGTGCGGGCGCGAGGCTGGGGCGCGCAGCCCGACTGGCGGGTGCTTGGCGAGCTGATGCTGATCACCGCGCTGGCGATGGCTACGGTGCTGACGCTTGGCCCAGGGCTAGCGGTTGCACGACGGCGACGGCTGGCGCTGCTCCTCGGCATGGGCATCGCGACGCTGAGCGTGACGGCGCTGGCGATCTGGCGGGTGTGGCTCGTGGCGCTGCTACCCGCGCTGCTGATCGGCGTGGCCGCGCTGCTGGCGGTGGTCAACTGGCGCTGGTTCGTGGGTGTCGTGCGCAGCCTGCGCTGGCGTCTGAGCGGCAGCAACGCGCTAAGCTGGGCCTTGATCGCGGTGGTAGCGCTGGCGTGCAGCTATCTGCTGGCGCTGATCGTAGTGCCGGGCCTATCGTCTTCATCGCGCGGCGATCTTTTCACCAACGACTCCTCCGATCGCGTGGCGCGGCTGCTGACGCGGCTGTCGCTCTACAGCGGCGCGGCGCTGGCCGTGCTGGCGAGTGTCACCTTACTGCCGAACTGGGTGCTGGCGCTGCGGCGGCGGCTGCTGACCGGGCGCCTGGCGGCGGTGGTGCTGGGGCTGATCGCGGGCGTCTGGATCGGCTACGAGGTCTGGCTGATCGCGACGCTGCCCTTCGTCGGCCACGCCGACTACGCCGATAACGCGGTGGTCGCGCGCAATCTGCTGCGCGGTCGCGGCTGGGTGGTCGATTACGTCTCGCAGTTCTACGAGCTTGTGCCGGGCGGCTCCGTGACTCGTCCGCAGGAGACGTGGCCGCTGCTTCAGCCGGTGCTGATGCTGCCCGCGATGGCGCTGCTTGGCCCGACCCCGTTCGCCGCGCGGCTGATCAACATCGTCATGCTGATCGCGCTGACGATTCTGATCTACCATATCGGCGCGCGCATCTGGGATCGGCGGGTGGGGCTGATCGGCGCGGTGCTGACGCTGACCAATCTGCTCTTCTTCCGGCTGGCGATCTACACCACCAGCGATCTCGCGCTCGTCGTCTGGAGCATGGCGGCGTTCTGGCTGGTGTATCGGGGGGTGGAAGAACCAAGAACCAAAAACTCGAAACGTGGAACGTGGAACGTGGAACGTGGAACGTGGAACGTGAAACTCGGCTCGCGCTGGCTGTGGGCAGGCATCTTCACCGGGCTGATGATTCTGCAAAAGCCCAGCTCGGCGATCTTCGCGGTCGGGGTGGGGCTGTGGGCGCTGGCGCGGCTTGAGCAGCAGCGGCGGGCGATGGCGCTGCCCTTCCGACAGGCCGTGTGCTGGCTGCGTCCGCTGGTGGTCTGGACGGCAGTAACGGTGCTGGTGGTATCGCCGTATCTCGCGCGGAATCTGCTGGTCTTTGACCGTCCGTTCTTCTCGACCGAGGCATACGACGCCTGGGTGCTCTTCTTTCGAGGCACCAGCAAGGAAGCTTGGGAGGACATCTACAAGATCTACGATCCCGCATTTGGCGGGCCGGGCACGCCGGATCGCTCGTGGATTCTGCGCTGGGGCTACGATCGGACGCTGGGCAAGATCGCGGAGCAGGCGCGCGATGCCTGGAAGTTTTTCGCGCCGCCCAGAGGCGAGCTGCTCGGCCTGGGAAGCGGCGACGAGCAGAATCGCGGCGTTGTAGCAACCTGGCTGATGCTGCTGGGCCTGATCGTGCTGCGGCCACGGCAGCGTGCGCTGATCGGGCTGGTGGCGGCGGCGCTGGTGCCGTACACGCTGTTTTTGATCCTGTACTGGCACACCTTCGACGAGCCGCGCTACTTCGTGCCGTTCGTGCCGTGGATGGCGCTGGTGGCGGCCTGGGGCGCGTGCTGGCTCTTCGATCGGATCGCGTCGATCGGGCAGGGGCGGCTGGCTGGCCTGGGCGGTCTGCTGCTCACGCTAGCGCTCTTCGCGTCGGCTGCGCCGCACTGGAACGCGATCGATACGTTTCTCGATCCGGGCAGCGGCAAGCACTGGGGCCGCGTCTGGCAGGCCAATCTTGAGGCGTACGACTGGCTGCGCGAGAACACGCCGCGCGACGCGGTGATTATGACGCGGGTGCCGTGGCAGCTCAACTATCACGCCGATCGACCGGCGGTGATGATCCCGAACGGCGACATAGAGCAGATCTTGCGCGTCGCGCAGCACTACGGAGCCGACTACCTCCTGCTGAAGGGCACGTCGACCTCGCAGCCGGAGCGTCAGGGCGGCGCGCTCAAGGCACTGGTCGACGGCTCGCCGCTGCCGGGCTGGGAACTGGTCCACGAGGTGCCGGAGACATTCGAGGGCGCGACCGGCGCGGTCAAAATCTACCGCTTTCCGCCGGGATACAAGATTGCTACGGGGAAGTAG